A part of Onychomys torridus unplaced genomic scaffold, mOncTor1.1, whole genome shotgun sequence genomic DNA contains:
- the LOC118575782 gene encoding vomeronasal type-1 receptor 4-like yields the protein MISRDLAVGIFFMCQTALGMLGNLALLCCFIIADFSGIRAKPTDLIVKHLTWANFIVLFKGIPQTIVAFSQTYYVDYVSCKLTLYFHRVGRGVSLVSTSLLSVFQAIIISPTNSKWAPLKIRALGIIGPSLSLCWALQLLVYAFILIFTTDLRGGRNVTRIKIFEYCVVLKPQRPIDTLTLILLTSNDVMFLGLMMLASGYMVFILLKHKQRVQHIHRSLSPRSSPETRATQTILTIVSIFVLFYVMSIIFTAYLFVLEGTSKWVSNTGAAMAACFPAFCPFLLLRHYSSIFRICCPSSYQTIFCACVIREL from the coding sequence ATGATCTCTAGAGACCTGGCTGTGGGCATCTTCTTCATGTGTCAGACTGCACTGGGAATGCTGGGTAACTTAGCCTTGCTCTGTTGTTTTATCATTGCTGACTTCTCTGGAATCAGGGCAAAGCCCACAGACCTGATTGTCAAACACCTGACCTGGGCCAACTTCATTGTTCTCTTCAAAGGAATCCCACAGACCATTGTTGCTTTTAGTcagacttactatgtagactatgTTTCATGTAAACTTACATTATATTTTCATAGAGTTGGCAGAGGAGTATCCCTTGTCTCTACATCCCTTCTGAGTGTCTTTCAGGCCATCATCATCAGTCCCACCAATTCCAAGTGGGCACCGCTCAAAATTAGAGCATTGGGTATCATTGGCCCTTCTCTGAGCCTTTGCTGGGCCCTCCAGCTATTGGTATATGCCTTCATTCTGATATTCACAACTGACTTAAGGGGTGGAAGAAATGTTACTAGAATAAAAATTTTTGAATACTGTGTTGTTTTGAAGCCTCAGAGACCAATCGACACACTTACTCTAATCCTATTGACATCTAATGATGTCATGTTTTTGGGACTGATGATGTTGGCCAGTGGCTACATGGTGTTTATCTTGCTCAAACACAAGCAGAGGGTCCAACACATCCACAGATCCCTGTCTCCTAGGTCAtcccctgaaaccagagctaCCCAAACAATCCTCACCATAGTGAGCATCTTTGTGCTCTTCTATGTAATGTCTATTATCTTTACAGCTTATCTGTTTGTCCTTGAAGGAACCAGTAAGTGGGTGTCTAACACAGGTGCAGCCATGGCTGCATGCTTCCCAGCATTCTGCCCCTTTCTGCTCCTCAGACACTATAGCTCCATTTTCAGGATCTGCTGTCCCAGTTCTTACCAGACAATATTCTGTGCTTGTGTTATCAGAGAGCTCTAA